The Theileria orientalis strain Shintoku DNA, chromosome 3, complete genome genome window below encodes:
- a CDS encoding uncharacterized protein (protein of unknown function DUF529 repeat containing protein) produces MNGFSGLFVLFTYFQFYKLVVYPAVQGSDSQTHTVATTSSGRIANIDEDSIEGISNEALQNNRRIQLDLKDVDLELFEVTDEYHNKYLTKYIKVRDHTKIVKIVDGSVLVHEPATGETFLSCSIRANELDLYLRYEYRDAQANQKTITLYKGNEAWYTLPNQEMADPTNTFESNKCSLDRALREWENTFEVINESELESEEETHESGPTDLSKFSHTIQSLYVKFALDITSKKENERVNYRDCYIHDNHSLVYIIKNGYKVTSVREGIDLIYKVPETEECFFVQVLLKGKAAKFVFTMSKEGSKDVSKYYEKVEGKWMSMPSEKYYRDILNYKEQYEKKEDVVLDIRTRKDTNEVVFIDSDYDNVHTHIYAPMPGYTFKEIKIKGYTIWKRKNNDCQMAMVRFMHNYPHKVHLVMPSNVSDIYYQLKKKYLSYTIPRRAKSIEFEGEFNEIDEKKYSEDMEPLRFKPPIKFPSNKFVVDITSKKDNEIHAYRQGSPLGVETCFYMAKDGYKIAMVREGDQDIWKSRTSEFASFVVVLLSKNDTPVLVRVVTFDLDIKSKHRYYVKTRGRWKEIDALKYKNSCDKLYTFVSDLDEREERKVPVDLSKNYAGLEMIFLRYHFDGMDTKVIIPNKNVKIQKVVNNEVVIWERGEHDCVMVIVRLNGNKPYFVNIVKAGETGDEFFYVPSLQRTEESNKWKKVLFDHIFVQINEFRVKPYIQHSYKEHQIDISAKRHDEACCHKTGDFYNIPASYFIMRTGHGITRVLDGKKEVWRSKNGEYAPYLVELFHEGSPRLLFVMVNKPSFEIHDMSSVYLEKRGGDWEPMYGDLEFNFVLNNIEVKDKNPQKFELDINQRKDDEKVLCFEDKLGVRNVVLYFPKKNYRLVKLVSGEEVIMETGTKDYIISVKIYLVNEKPYLIRVRYRHYELRFKDYERVGTSWVEIDSNSFLIKTLTLNDVVFSEVNVLKSSLFDKVYTKLGSDEMIPEGDLARKIKKRFNYDVHFEPVDEEESMTPVERMFELISEHIKTERVDRSLYIHQEDRKKDECVLEINNINLDRFTFHDNIYKSAMHRVVENKYECKVIKVIDENGDIHAITDDQELFRCHIYNRDGRPEMVEVFTYDENHRLSHFIYVKREGVWDRTYWRQSDLLYKLYRHMSRPVKKHVSLELSYVDESNFQVEEKNFASYVYRTMSPNSDVTVSRVTHEGHLIHSFLNDQALVWCSYNEMGENDDILDLFVTDLDGKLYCYSYKGDGDGWNLNYTHKSTISSLHEFSSNRFKALVNHRLIDTCDGEVLDEAEKTDIELNIEDHEATVEYTLNDIPCKMFRPRKNENVTRIHDGDEELLNGDVLKSRSLLASFLYLREGYKSALYLFLVDEDGNVERLKYNRIFDTWVISDLAPDNYKEITYELDNVSDKEVIEYLDDSFNCKFTKDLENSIALYDNENDPSMASYLRPPIWILDLNDVDNKKFKVTRSTKNSVEYYHITPKPFVLVDRIMYDEEIIHDLTPGDMLDRVTVSVDKDNEYEILCDVESPDGTLRTYTRRSNEEPEPGRILYTPTRRSLYRPGNLYEIAGSHVINIANITNESCALKSIRVKNHIIKKFCINEDLIVTRIFEGVRMIYIVRPNYKLVAGTVFYDKGPQMVILKCRSQEDEEERTVYIKLGFDWAPIGEHESERYLRSLYQDGKYFTAQEVRSLLE; encoded by the coding sequence ATGAACGGATTCAGTGGTTTATTTGTtctatttacatattttcaaTTCTATAAACTAGTAGTTTATCCGGCAGTACAAGGAAGCGATAGCCAAACACACACAGTCGCTACGACTTCCAGTGGAAGGATAGCAAATATCGACGAAGATTCAATCGAAGGCATCTCAAACGAAGCCTTACAGAATAACAGAAGAATACAATTGGACCTTAAGGATGTTGATTTGGAATTGTTCGAAGTCACAGATGAATACCATAACAAGTACTTAACCAAATATATAAAGGTAAGAGATCACactaaaattgtaaaaatagtgGACGGGAGTGTTTTGGTACACGAGCCAGCAACAGGAGAAACATTTCTGAGTTGTTCAATAAGAGCGAATGAACTGGACCTGTATCTGAGGTACGAATACAGAGACGCACAAGCAAATCAGAAAACAATCACACTGTATAAAGGGAACGAAGCATGGTACACACTGCCAAACCAAGAAATGGCGGACCCAACTAACACATTTGAGTCGAATAAATGTTCGCTGGATAGAGCACTGAGAGAGTGGGAGAATACGTTCGAAGTGATCAATGAGTCGGAATTGGAGAGCGAAGAAGAGACGCACGAGAGCGGACCGACAGACCTGTCGAAGTTTAGTCACACAATACAGTCGTTGTACGTAAAATTCGCACTCGACATCACGAGTAAGAAGGAAAACGAAAGAGTAAACTACAGAGACTGTTACATACACGATAACCACAGTCTAGTGTACATCATAAAAAACGGATACAAAGTGACATCAGTGAGAGAAGGGATCGacttaatatataaagtaCCGGAAACGGAAGAATGTTTCTTTGTCCAAGTGCTGCTGAAAGGAAAAGCAGCAAAGTTTGTATTCACAATGAGCAAAGAAGGCTCAAAAGATGTGtcaaaatattatgaaaaGGTGGAAGGGAAATGGATGTCAATGCCATCAGAAAAGTATTACAGAGACATATTGAACTATAAAGAGCAATACGAAAAGAAAGAAGACGTCGTGCTGGACATAAGGACGAGGAAGGACACAAACGAAGTGGTATTCATAGATAGCGATTACGATAACGTGCACACGCACATATACGCGCCGATGCCAGGATATACGTTCAAGGAGATTAAAATCAAGGGATACACAATATGGAAGAGGAAAAATAACGACTGTCAGATGGCAATGGTGAGATTCATGCACAACTACCCTCACAAGGTGCACCTGGTGATGCCGTCGAACGTGTCGGACATATACTAtcagctgaagaagaagtatCTGAGTTACACAATACCCAGGAGAGCAAAATCAATAGAGTTCGAAGGAGAGTTTAACGAGATAGACGAAAAAAAGTACTCTGAAGACATGGAGCCGCTGAGGTTTAAGCCGCCAATCAAGTTCCCGTCAAACAAGTTCGTGGTGGACATAACGTCGAAGAAGGACAACGAGATACACGCGTACAGACAAGGGAGTCCGCTGGGAGTGGAGACGTGCTTCTACATGGCGAAGGACGGATATAAAATCGCGATGGTGAGAGAAGGAGACCAGGACATCTGGAAGTCGCGCACATCGGAATTCGCGTCCTTCGTGGTGGTGCTGCTCTCGAAGAACGACACGCCAGTGCTGGTGAGAGTGGTGACCTTCGACCTCGACATAAAGTCGAAGCACCGCTATTACGTTAAGACGAGAGGAAGGTGGAAGGAAATCGACGCTTTGAAGTATAAAAACAGCTGCGATAAGCTGTACACGTTCGTGAGCGACCTCGACGAAAGAGAGGAGAGGAAGGTGCCGGTGGACCTGAGCAAAAACTACGCTGGGCTTGAAATGATATTCCTGAGGTACCACTTCGACGGAATGGACACGAAGGTTATCATCCCGAACAAAAACGTGAAGATACAGAAAGTGGTGAACAACGAAGTGGTGATATGGGAGAGAGGAGAACACGATTGCGTGATGGTGATAGTAAGGTTAAACGGAAATAAGCCATACTTTGTTAATATAGTGAAGGCGGGAGAGACGGGAGACGAGTTCTTCTACGTGCCGTCGCTGCAGAGGACTGAGGAGTCAAACAAGTGGAAAAAGGTGCTCTTCGACCACATATTCGTGCAGATCAACGAGTTTAGGGTTAAGCCGTACATACAGCACTCATACAAGGAACACCAAATAGACATAAGCGCGAAGAGGCACGACGAAGCGTGCTGCCACAAGACTGGAGACTTCTACAACATACCCGCCTCGTACTTCATCATGAGGACAGGCCACGGAATAACGAGAGTGCTCGACGGAAAAAAGGAGGTCTGGAGAAGCAAAAACGGAGAGTACGCGCCGTACCTGGTGGAGCTCTTCCACGAAGGTAGTCCGCGACTGCTCTTCGTAATGGTTAACAAGCCGTCGTTCGAAATACACGACATGAGCTCAGTGTACCTGGAGAAAAGGGGAGGCGACTGGGAGCCGATGTACGGAGACCTGGAGTTCAACTTCGTGCTTAACAACATAGAAGTGAAGGACAAAAATCCGCAAAAGTTTGAGCTGGACATAAACCAGAGAAAGGACGACGAAAAAGTGCTCTGCTTCGAAGATAAGCTGGGAGTGAGGAACGTAGTGCTGTACTTCCCGAAGAAAAACTACAGACTCGTTAAGCTGGTCTCCGGAGAGGAAGTTATCATGGAGACGGGAACCAAGGACTACATTATCTCAGTGAAAATATACCTGGTTAACGAGAAGCCGTACCTGATCAGAGTACGCTACAGACACTACGAGCTGAGGTTCAAGGACTACGAGCGAGTGGGCACATCCTGGGTGGAAATAGACTCAAACTCGTTCCTGATTAAGACTCTGACGCTCAACGACGTCGTCTTCAGCGAAGTTAACGTGCTGAAGAGCAGCCTGTTCGACAAGGTGTACACGAAGCTGGGATCAGATGAAATGATACCGGAGGGCGACCTGGCCAGAAAAATCAAGAAGCGCTTCAACTACGACGTGCACTTCGAGCCTGTGGATGAGGAGGAGTCTATGACGCCAGTGGAAAGAATGTTCGAGCTGATATCGGAGCACATAAAGACGGAAAGAGTGGATAGGTCGCTATACATTCATCAAGAAGATAGGAAAAAGGACGAATGCGTCCtggaaataaacaacataaacCTGGACAGATTCACATTCCACGATAACATATACAAGAGCGCGATGCACAGAGTAGTAGAGAACAAGTACGAGTGCAAGGTGATAAAGGTGATAGACGAGAACGGAGATATCCACGCGATCACGGATGACCAGGAGCTCTTCAGGTGCCACATCTACAACAGAGACGGAAGGCCGGAGATGGTGGAGGTCTTCACGTACGACGAAAACCACAGACTAAGCCACTTCATTTACGTGAAGAGGGAGGGTGTGTGGGATAGGACGTACTGGCGGCAGTCTGATTTACTTTACAAGTTGTATCGACACATGAGTAGGCCGGTGAAGAAGCACGTTTCTCTGGAACTGAGTTACGTTGACGAGTCGAACTTCCAGGTTGAGGAGAAGAATTTTGCGAGTTACGTGTACAGGACGATGTCTCCGAATTCGGATGTTACTGTGAGCAGAGTGACACATGAGGGTCATTTGATACACAGTTTTCTTAATGACCAGGCTCTGGTGTGGTGTTCATACAACGAGATGGGTGAGAATGACGATATTTTGGACTTGTTTGTGACAGACCTTGATGGGAAGTTGTACTGTTACTCATACAAAGGAGACGGTGATGGTTGGAATTTGAATTACACACACAAGTCGACGATATCGAGTTTACATGAATTTTCATCGAATCGATTCAAGGCACTGGTTAATCACCGACTGATTGACACATGTGACGGTGAAGTACTTGATGAGGCTGAAAAAACAGATATTGAATTGAACATTGAGGATCATGAAGCGACAGTTGAGTACACTTTGAATGATATTCCATGTAAGATGTTTAGACCTAGGAAGAACGAGAATGTGACTAGGATTCATGACGGTGATGAGGAGTTGTTGAATGGTGATGTTTTGAAATCGAGATCTCTACTTgcatcatttttatatttgagAGAGGGATATAAATCTGcgttatatttatttttggttGACGAAGATGGTAATGTTGAACGATTGAAATATAATCGTATATTTGACACATGGGTTATAAGTGACCTTGCTCCTGATAATTATAAAGAGATTACATATGAACTTGATAATGTTTCTGATAAAGAAGTGATAGAATATTTAGATGATTCATTTAACTGTAAATTTACAAAGGACCTTGAGAATTCGATTGCTCTATATGATAATGAGAATGATCCTAGTATGGCATCGTATCTACGACCTCCAATATGGATACTTGACCTGAACGATGTTGACAATAAGAAGTTCAAGGTGACGAGATCGACTAAAAACTCTGTTGAATATTATCACATAACTCCTAAACCGTTTGTTTTGGTTGACAGGATAATGTATGATGAGGAGATAATTCATGATTTGACTCCTGGTGACATGCTTGATCGCGTGACTGTGAGCGTGGACAAGGATAACGAATATGAGATTTTATGTGATGTTGAATCTCCAGATGGAACACTACGAACATACACTAGAAGAAGCAATGAGGAGCCTGAACCAGGTcgaattttatacacaccGACCAGACGATCCCTGTATAGACCAGGAAACCTATACGAAATCGCGGGATCACACGTAATTAATATCGCGAACATCACAAATGAAAGTTGTGCGCTCAAGAGCATACGAGTTAAAAATCACATAATAAAGAAGTTCTGCATAAACGAAGACCTGATTGTCACAAGAATATTCGAAGGAGTAAGAATGATATATATAGTGAGACCAAACTATAAGCTGGTGGCAGGTACAGTTTTCTATGACAAGGGACCGCAGATGGTGATCCTGAAGTGTAGATCTCaggaagatgaggaagaaAGGACCGTGTATATTAAGCTGGGCTTCGATTGGGCTCCAATAGGAGAACACGAGTCGGAAAGATACCTGAGATCTCTATATCAAGATGGAAAGTATTTCACGGCACAAGAAGTACGAAGTTTACTGGAAtaa
- a CDS encoding uncharacterized protein (Mrp family protein) — translation MNFKVKNIIAVHSCKGGVGKSTVAACLAITFSSKGKQVGICDLDICGPSLAELFSLDRDSVKWTNVESTETNHRDRCCKTVNLSYSDDCCDDNSSENAESMCLEPKKFKGIKIMSSEFLRPKNYSGYSAYRGPIIDQVCYEMVYRTNWEDLDYLILDLPPGTSDVIISLVENIHISGSILVTTPHVLSNNDLVKGIKLFNDLEIPILSIVENMAYFTCDSCGNAKNIFGPSNVKSICDEYKIDHFIRLPFVVFDKNEAMCNGSSDEDGYASNIGIVYRYHNSADVQESLENLFNYIDSKLKYNVERAIKTKPK, via the exons atgaattttaaagtaaaaaacatTATCGCAGTGCACAGTTGCAAGGGCGGTGTGGGAAAGTCAACAGTGGCGGCCTGTTTGGCAATAACGTTCTCATCCAAGGGAAAACAAGTAGGAATATGCGATTTGGATATTTGTGGACCAAGTTTGGCAGAACTGTTTTCGCTTGATAGAGATTCGGTGAAGTGGACGAATGTGGAATCCACAGAGACGAATCACAGGGATAGATGCTGTAAAAcagtaaatttatcatattcTGATGATTGCTGTGACGATAATAGCAGTGAAAATGCAGAATCAATGTGTTTGGAACCCAAAAAGTTCAAAGGGATTAAAATTATGTCGTCAGAATTCTTGAGACCAAAGAACTACAGT gGATACTCAGCATATAGAGGACCAATAATAGATCAGGTGTGCTACGAAATGGTATACAGAACAAACTGGGAGGACCTAGATTACTTAATACTTGACCTTCCACCGGGGACGAGCGATGTAATAATATCACTAGtggaaaatatacacatttcagGATCAATTTTAGTAACAACGCCTCATGTTTTAAG CAATAATGACTTAGTCAAGGGAATAAAGCTGTTCAACGACTTGGAAATACCCATACTCTCAATAGTTGAGAACATGGCATATTTCACCTGTGATTCCTGCGGAAACGCAAAGAATATATTTGGGCCATCAAACGTCAAATCAATCTGTGATGAATACAAAATTGATCACTTCATTAGACTGCCATTTGTCGTATTTGACAAAAATGAAGCAATGTGTAACGGTAGCAGTGACGAAGATGGTTATGCCTCAAATATAGGAATCGTTTACAGATATCATAATTCAGCGGATGTGCAAGAATCACTGGAAAACCTATTCAACTACATTGACTCTAAATTGAAGTATAATGTAGAACGAGCTATTAAAACGAA gccaaaataa
- a CDS encoding GPI anchor transamidase produces MNIKILFEFICVIATGFSTVVANPSLIRDNYFGLSTVMGPDTYGLLNQYKKVYSEGFEGMLSQEFSISDYLAFQNKINEVKTSVFSKYKQVSATFMSTSRFYYNYRHPGNVFAILSQYVKHGQLSNKYLSPIMPETCVCHPINTAAGRIYLDSTVNLDHYAAKISEDASNNYYEDLLIKYNGHGLRKSHFRYIMTKRYPKNMPNSLKVMTDYSMEGDTEYTKFIYMTGHGGDSYLQFQAKDFISSLEMGQNFKEMYIKDPKMKIFTLLDTCQASTMYNYVDKEIPLAWVASSVKGESSYSHNPNPYISISTCDKFTYVLRNYLNTVLSGIIYGTDKASVSRLSLKQLLRNYERNTKKERVKYEVNKKLYEEEEEVSKMEKIYLGQFIFNYRKIYINSLKFGVRKNSKNRETRMKNFKIKEVKFEEEVETITLIQKAKEAIMRIRYP; encoded by the exons atgaatataaaaattttatttgaatttatttgtgtaatcGCAACTGGTTTCTCGACAGTTGTTGCAAATCCGAGTTTAATTCGCGATAATTATTTCGGACTGTCAACAGTTATGGGCCCTGACACATACGGCCTTTTGAATCAGTATAAAAAAGTATATAGTGAAGGATTTGAAGGGATGCTGTCACAAGAGTTTAGCATTAGCGACTATCTCGCATTccagaataaaataaatgaagtAAAAACAAGTGTATTTAGTAAGTATAAGCAAGTGAGTGCGACCTTTATGAGCACATCAAGgttttattacaattaCAGACACCCAGGAAACGTGTTTGCAATATTGTCGCAGTACGTGAAGCACGGACAACTGTCAAACAAGTACCTGTCGCCAATAATGCCGGAAACATGTGTATGCCATCCAATAAACACAGCGGCAG GAAGAATATACCTGGATTCGACAGTAAATCTCGACCACTACGCAGCGAAGATATCAGAAGATGCGTCGAATAACTATTacgaggacctgctgaTCAAGTATAACGGACACGGACTGAGGAAGAGTCACTTCAGATATATAATGACGAAAAGGTACCCTAAGAACATGCCGAACAGTTTGAAGGTGATGACAGATTATTCAA TGGAAGGAGATACGGAATACACGAAGTTTATATACATGACGGGCCACGGAGGAGACTCGTACCTGCAGTTTCAAGCGAAGGACTTCATATCGTCGCTGGAAATGGGACAGAACTTCAAAGAGATGTACATAAAGGACCccaaaatgaaaatattcacACTGCTGGACACATGCCAAGCGTCGACAATGTACAACTACGTGGACAAGGAAATACCGCTGGCCTGGGTAGCATCTAGCGTTAAGGGAGAGAGTAGCTACAGCCACAACCCGAACCCGTACATATCAATCTCAACCTGCGATAAATTCACGTACGTATTGAGGAATTACCTTAACACAGTGCTCTCTGGGATCATATACGGAACAGATAAAGCGTCAGTGTCGAGACTGTCACtgaagcagctgctgaGAAACTACGAAAGAAACACGAAAAAGGAGAGAGTGAAGTACGAAGTAAACAAGAAACTGtacgaagaggaggaggaggtctcgaaaatggaaaaaatataccTGGGCCAGTTCATATTCAACTATCGCAAAATATACATCAATTCACTTAAGTTCGGAGTGAGAAAGAACAGTAAAAACAGAGAAACGCGAAtgaaaaattttaaaataaaggaagTTAAGTTCGAAGAAGAGGTGGAAACCATAACACTTATCCAGAAAGCGAAAGAAGCAATAATGAGAATACGCTACCCGTaa
- a CDS encoding nuclear transcription factor Y subunit B-8 yields the protein MRKRESHPDKTKDNDKTNLHTEREIRSNDRKPDPKRQKPNSSQDSANNNKIISHYNLRNTESNCEKNEKTGQEESYTSKGELKSSDSMENLNKPEIELESMVEKGENQHENQEKIENKDNNEDLYEPYSTYNANIFERINLADFEAFGKPLESETTLPIANISRLMREVLPNNAKIAKQAKDMIRECVTEFIFFVSSQASARCSMEKRKTLNAEDIFIAICKLGFEHYDETLKVHLNNWKKMKDGNLTQTNPRN from the exons ATGAGAAAACGCGAATCGCATCCTGATAAAACAAAGGATAAcgataaaacaaatttacacaccGAACGTGAAATTAGAAGCAACGATAGAAAGCCTGACCCCAAAAGGCAAAAACCAAATTCTAGCCAAGATTCTgcaaataataacaaaataatttcACACTACAACCTTAGAAATACGGAGTCAAATTGCGAAAAAAACGAAAAAACGG GACAGGAAGAATCTTACACATCAAAGGGCGAACTAAAGAGCAGTGATTCCATGGAAAACTTAAACAAACCGGAGATAGAACTTGAAAGCATGGTTGAAAAGGGAGAAAATCAACATGAAAATcaggaaaaaatagaaaacaaaGACAACAATGAGGACTTATATGAACCTTATAGCACATACAACGCAAACATATTCGAAAGGATAAATCTTGCAGACTTCGAGGCATTTGGAAAACCACTCGAAAGTGAAAC gACATTGCCAATTGCCAACATAAGCAGACTAATGAGGGAAGTGCTTCCAAACAACGCAAAGATAGCCAAACAAGCAAAGGATATGATAAGAGAATGTGTGACGGaatttatcttcttcgtttCAAGCCAG GCATCTGCAAGGTGTAGTAtggaaaaaagaaaaacgTTAAACGCAGAAGATATATTCATTGCCATATGTAAATTAGGGTTTGAACACTACGATGAAACCCTAAAAGTGCATCTTAATAactggaaaaaaatgaaagatGGCAACCTTACACAGACAAACCCaagaaattaa
- a CDS encoding serine/threonine protein kinase — protein MQILKLIFVIQIIINSNLTQSSKPKKDTEKNPEDVCDGVSQGILSLVNEHNNLDDRTVVTAVLNKEGLKLLKGNEEFKKLKLSKILPPILILPDSNECLKIHSDKEPLILCSFNEYSRNAWWLQLTKQILCNNRGKARNEVYGDSSIEEQAEDLEHIFNKDDKTGINIHIDGNETELPQIKVHYKG, from the exons ATGCAAATccttaaattaatatttgttattcaAATAATCATAAATTCTAATTTAACACAGTCATCTAAACCGAAAAAGGACACTGAAAAGAACCCAGAGGATGTTTGTGATGGAGTATCCCAGGGAATACTATCACTAGTGAATGAACACAAT aaTTTGGACGACAGGACCGTTGTCACTGCCGTTTTAAACAAGGAAGGTCTCAAACTCTTAAA GGGAAATGAGGAATTTAAGAAGTTAAAGCTTTCTAAAATACTCCCTCCCATTTTGATACTTCCAGATTCAAACGAGTGTTTAAAGATACACTCGGATAAGGAACCCTTAATTCTATG TTCTTTCAACGAGTACTCTCGAAATGCTTGGTGGCTTCAACTAACAAAGCAAATTCTATGCAACAACAGAGGCAAGGCAAGGAACGAAGTTTATGGCGATTCATCGATAGAAGAACAGGCAGAG GATCTTGAGCATATTTTCAACAAGGACGATAAAACTGGAatcaatatacacattgatGGAAACGAAACCGAACTGCCCCAAA tAAAAGTCCACTACAAAGGTTAG
- a CDS encoding uncharacterized protein (protein kinase, core domain containing protein) translates to MKSGFLLSTDPSVSVLSERPRESDKTLGSRKYKYDDFDFNRAIGTGNFSTVWHVTLKTDPHRSFAIKSYNINDVTSKNQHVFVKQERSALLHLNSPGHENVIKLVGTFRDPSYVYLVYECAELELWELIKHCGSIFDDIARHFFLQIIDGLEYIHSKGIVHRDLKCENVVISEGTLKIIDFGSSKFHTDSTTTRSQCLSAPADPHSVVDPDEPAVDSSEQHTGNLDDSSHQPGSSDQNNGSADSRGYRKSRGTRVFENYVGTPNFMDPQAISNRDAGFRRDFWSLGCLLYQLLCGRPPFSGSTEYFVLKRVREFDLVFPDCVNSDARDLVRLLLSSNEQPPLSFPLLRQHPFLSVNLDSVNFVQLLEQSREWRRICYRIGDLLIQLTRSRSPDTTVEFKHKFDDCIRSLKDSAKNSNMHVMDRLVDLMFWSLEQTKLEIVTETFEADRWLS, encoded by the exons ATGAAATCTGGGTTTTTACTGTCCACTGATCCCAGTGTTTCCGTTTTAAGTGAGAGACCTAGGGAATCTGACAAAACTTTGGGCTCTCGCAAG tACAAATACGACGACTTTGACTTCAACCGAGCCATTGGAACTGGCAATTTTTCTACAGTGTGGCACGTGACTCTGAAAACGGACCCTCACAGGTCCTTTGCGATCAAATCATACAACATT AACGATGTTACTTCGAAAAATCAGCACGTTTTTGTTAAACAGGAACGGTCTGCTCTGTTACACTTAAATTCTCCTGGTCACGAGAACGTCATTAAACTCGTCGGCACTTTCAGAGACCCCTCTTACGTGTACCTCGTCTACGAGTGCGCCGA ACTCGAGCTCTGGGAGTTGATCAAGCACTGCGGGTCAATTTTCGACGATATCGCTCGACACTTCTTTCTTCAAATCATCGACGGCTTGGAGTACATCCACTCCAAGGGCATTGTGCACCGGGACCTAAAGTGCGAAAACGTCGTGATTTCCGAGGGCACtttgaaaataatagatttCGGCTCGTCGAAGTTCCACACTGACTCAACCACGACCCGTTCTCAGTGCTTATCTGCTCCTGCTGATCCACATTCCGTTGTTGATCCTGACGAGCCAGCCGTCGACTCTAGTGAGCAGCACACGGGGAATCTGGACGATAGCAGTCACCAGCCTGGCAGTTCGGATCAGAACAACGGCTCCGCAGACTCACGCGGGTACCGGAAGAGCCGGGGGACCCGGGTCTTCGAGAACTACGTGGGCACTCCCAACTTCATGGACCCTCAGGCCATCTCGAACAGGGACGCAGGCTTCAGGCGCGACTTCTGGAGCCTCGGCTGCCTCCTCTACCAGCTGCTCTGCGGGCGCCCTCCCTTTTCCGGCTCCACTGAGTACTTCGTGCTCAAGCGCGTGCGGGAGTTCGACCTCGTCTTTCCTGACTGCGTCAACTCTGACGCCAGGGACCTCGTCCGGCTCCTCCTCAGCTCCAACGAGCAGCCACCGCTCAGCTTCCCGCTGCTTCGCCAGCACCCCTTTCTCAGCGTCAACTTGGACTCAGTCAACTTTGTGCAGCTGCTCGAGCAGTCCCGGGAGTGGCGCCGCATCTGCTACCGCATTGGCGACCTGCTCATTCAACTCACTCGTTCTCGGTCTCCTGACACTACTGTGGagtttaaacacaaatttgACGACTGCATTCGCAGTCTCAAGGACTCTGCTAAGAACTCTAATATGCACGTAATGGACCGGTTAGTAGATTTAATGTTCTGGTCTCTTGAGCAGACCAAACTTGAAATCGTTACTGAAACCTTCGAGGCTGATCGATGGTTATCTTGA
- a CDS encoding uncharacterized protein (ribosomal protein L41 family protein): MSHGASRYKKAHAKMRWKWKKKRTHRLQRKRRKMRQRSR; this comes from the exons ATGTCACACGGGGCCAGCAGGTATAAGAAGGCCCACGCAAAAATGCGCTGGAAG tggaagaagaagaggacgCACCGTCTCCaaagaaaaagaaggaaaatgaGACAAAGGTCAAGATAA